Proteins from a genomic interval of Neisseria arctica:
- a CDS encoding D-serine ammonia-lyase: MYLHLNAQDPLIKQLASAQETEWFPELPPYDEAISDVPFNKTDVDDAARRLQRFAAYIQTAFPETAMAGGIIESPLYLLPELQQILTDRHGLTDTGRLWLKADHQLPVSGSIKARGGIYEVLHHAEKLAVTNGLITHQSNYAMLAAAPAKALFSQHEIAVGSTGNLGLSIGIMAAKLGFKASVHMSADARQWKKDKLRTAGVTVVEYTGDYGEAVAAGRAQAAANPYCHFVDDEHSAQLFLGYAVAGERLKQQFATHGIEVDSNHPLFVYLPCGVGGGPGGVAFGLKLAFGENVHCFFAEPTRSPCMMLGVYSGLHDQISVADIGLDNRTAADGLAVGRPSGLVGRAMQRLISGYYTVDDDELFRLLALLADSDGIFVEPSAAAGIAGYGRILAENSAYRIRQRFNRSQLANATHLIWSTGGSMVPDDEMQNYIQQGRNLLAQT, encoded by the coding sequence ATGTATCTGCATCTTAATGCCCAAGATCCTTTAATCAAGCAGCTTGCCTCCGCACAAGAAACCGAATGGTTTCCTGAGCTGCCTCCGTATGATGAGGCCATCAGCGATGTGCCGTTTAACAAAACCGACGTAGATGACGCCGCCCGGCGCCTGCAACGCTTCGCCGCCTATATTCAGACGGCCTTTCCCGAAACCGCAATGGCCGGGGGGATAATTGAAAGTCCGCTCTACTTATTACCCGAATTACAACAAATATTAACCGATCGGCACGGCCTTACCGATACCGGACGCCTTTGGCTGAAAGCCGACCACCAACTGCCTGTTTCCGGCTCGATTAAAGCTCGGGGCGGCATTTACGAAGTACTGCATCATGCCGAAAAATTAGCCGTTACCAATGGGCTGATAACGCATCAATCCAATTATGCGATGCTTGCGGCAGCACCTGCCAAAGCCCTGTTCTCACAACACGAAATCGCTGTCGGTTCCACAGGCAATCTGGGGCTTTCCATCGGAATTATGGCGGCAAAGCTCGGCTTTAAAGCCAGCGTGCATATGTCTGCCGATGCCCGCCAATGGAAAAAAGACAAACTGCGCACGGCAGGCGTTACCGTAGTCGAATACACCGGAGATTATGGCGAAGCCGTTGCCGCCGGCCGCGCACAGGCAGCTGCCAATCCTTACTGCCATTTTGTAGATGACGAGCATTCTGCCCAATTATTTTTAGGCTATGCCGTTGCGGGTGAGAGACTCAAACAGCAGTTTGCAACACACGGTATAGAGGTCGATAGCAACCATCCCCTATTTGTTTATCTGCCATGCGGTGTCGGCGGCGGACCGGGCGGCGTGGCTTTCGGCTTAAAGCTGGCGTTCGGTGAGAACGTACACTGTTTCTTTGCCGAGCCCACTCGTTCGCCCTGCATGATGCTGGGTGTATACAGTGGTCTGCACGACCAAATTTCCGTTGCCGATATCGGCCTTGATAACCGAACAGCCGCCGATGGTTTGGCCGTAGGCCGCCCTTCGGGATTAGTGGGACGTGCCATGCAGCGGCTCATCAGCGGCTACTATACGGTAGATGATGACGAGCTATTCCGCTTGCTCGCCCTACTGGCCGACAGCGACGGCATATTTGTAGAGCCTTCTGCCGCCGCGGGCATTGCCGGCTACGGGCGCATTCTGGCGGAAAACTCGGCATACCGCATCAGGCAACGCTTCAACCGCAGCCAGTTAGCCAATGCTACCCATTTGATTTGGAGCACCGGCGGCAGCATGGTTCCTGACGATGAAATGCAAAACTATATCCAGCAAGGACGGAACCTCCTAGCACAAACTTAA
- a CDS encoding mechanosensitive ion channel family protein, with translation MGSTNNWLHWERWADKTMLFGGDLLEALVILLVGKWIVGRIIALVQKAFARSKVDKTLAGFIINVLNILLLVFVLMTALSKVGVPTNSVAALIGGAGLAVGLALKDQLSNFAAGVLIILFRPFKVGDFIRAGDKEGYVLEIKIVQTSLRTDANEEVIIPNGVLMSSSIVNKSSLPQRRAQVVVGVGYGADLQAAKAAVLRAATEHPKNIETVNPATVQITNLGSGSIEITLWAWTEEADWWDFQCDLNERVVENLRAANISMPFPQ, from the coding sequence ATGGGCTCGACAAATAATTGGCTGCACTGGGAAAGGTGGGCTGATAAAACGATGTTGTTCGGCGGGGATCTGTTGGAAGCCTTGGTGATTTTGCTGGTTGGAAAATGGATTGTCGGCAGGATTATCGCTTTGGTACAAAAAGCATTTGCCCGGTCGAAGGTGGATAAAACTTTGGCAGGTTTTATCATAAATGTACTCAATATCTTGTTGTTGGTTTTTGTGTTGATGACTGCGCTCAGTAAGGTAGGTGTGCCGACTAATTCGGTTGCGGCATTGATCGGCGGTGCGGGTTTGGCGGTCGGTTTGGCTTTGAAAGACCAGCTTTCCAATTTTGCCGCAGGCGTACTGATCATTTTGTTCCGACCGTTTAAAGTGGGTGATTTTATTCGTGCGGGCGATAAAGAAGGATATGTTTTGGAAATTAAAATCGTGCAAACTTCTTTGCGGACCGATGCCAACGAAGAGGTGATTATTCCCAACGGCGTATTGATGAGCAGTAGTATTGTTAATAAATCATCATTGCCGCAAAGGCGGGCGCAGGTGGTGGTAGGCGTGGGTTATGGTGCGGATTTGCAAGCGGCCAAGGCGGCTGTGTTACGTGCGGCTACCGAGCATCCGAAAAATATTGAAACGGTCAATCCGGCTACGGTACAGATAACCAATTTGGGATCCGGATCGATTGAAATCACCTTATGGGCATGGACGGAAGAGGCCGATTGGTGGGATTTCCAATGCGATCTGAACGAACGGGTAGTCGAAAATCTTCGTGCAGCGAATATCAGTATGCCGTTTCCGCAGTAA
- a CDS encoding TM2 domain-containing protein → MQPVSYAASYPHTCNKALYVAMALLFGSFGVHKFCAGRVWMGILYFLFSWTFIPGVIGIIEGILAAFKPTDSMGAIVV, encoded by the coding sequence ATGCAACCGGTTTCTTACGCCGCATCTTATCCGCATACCTGCAATAAAGCCCTTTATGTTGCCATGGCTTTACTGTTTGGCTCGTTCGGGGTACATAAATTTTGCGCCGGACGCGTATGGATGGGTATTTTATACTTCTTGTTCAGCTGGACATTTATCCCCGGAGTCATCGGCATTATCGAAGGCATTTTGGCAGCCTTCAAACCTACGGACTCAATGGGCGCGATCGTTGTGTAA
- a CDS encoding 5-formyltetrahydrofolate cyclo-ligase: MLKNEKSALRRQFRLARKGLSSSERTRATRKANRNLYRYIKRHARIGIYWPVGSELSLHDFARKARQRGAQVYLPYIEADALRLWFTPYPETDAKAERKRRCRRPDIPQFIGRKIRIHRLNLLLLPLVGVDRFGYRLGQGGGYYDASLAAARHRLQPKKIGVGFACQYYEGRFPHEPHDMPLDAFVFETGQQRFTAFSTNPDDR; the protein is encoded by the coding sequence ATGCTGAAAAACGAAAAATCCGCCCTACGCCGGCAATTCCGTCTCGCCCGCAAAGGCTTGAGCTCAAGCGAGCGCACCCGTGCCACGCGCAAAGCCAACCGCAATCTTTACCGATATATCAAACGCCATGCCCGCATCGGCATCTATTGGCCGGTAGGCAGTGAATTAAGTCTGCATGACTTTGCCCGCAAAGCAAGACAACGCGGTGCACAAGTTTATCTGCCCTATATTGAAGCCGACGCTTTACGGCTTTGGTTTACCCCATACCCCGAAACCGATGCCAAAGCCGAACGCAAACGCCGCTGCCGCCGACCGGATATTCCGCAATTTATAGGCCGGAAAATACGCATCCACCGCCTAAACCTGTTGCTGCTGCCCCTGGTAGGTGTTGACCGTTTCGGCTACCGGCTCGGACAAGGCGGCGGCTATTACGATGCATCGTTGGCTGCCGCACGCCACCGTCTGCAACCAAAAAAAATCGGCGTCGGATTTGCCTGCCAATATTATGAAGGCCGCTTTCCGCATGAACCGCACGATATGCCGCTGGATGCTTTTGTATTCGAAACCGGCCAGCAACGGTTTACCGCCTTTTCGACAAACCCGGACGACCGATAG